The proteins below are encoded in one region of Silene latifolia isolate original U9 population chromosome 2, ASM4854445v1, whole genome shotgun sequence:
- the LOC141643735 gene encoding putative aquaporin NIP5-1: protein MAAVVENGGVVGGGNNGEVTVSMPVTPEGTPLPLFSSRRVDSLSYERSSMPRCQCFSVGPLSMGAGPLQSCFSDLKAPDVTLTRKLVAEFVGTFILIFAATAGPIVNQKYNGAESLIGNAACAGLAVMIIILSTGHISGAHLNPSLTIAFAALRHFPWVQVPAYIAAQIAASILASLTLKGVFHPFMSGGVTVPSVSTGQAFALEFLITFNLMFVVTAVATDTRAVGELAGIAVGATVMLNILVAGPSSGGSMNPVRTLGPAVAAGNYKAMWIYLVAPTLGALGGAAIYKLVQLQEHEVEAPRPTRSFRR from the exons ATGGCAGCGGTGGTGGAAAACGGAGGAGTAGTAGGAGGGGGAAATAACGGGGAGGTAACTGTGTCGATGCCCGTAACGCCAGAGGGAACACCGTTACCGTTGTTCTCGAGCAGGAGAGTTGACTCATTGTCATACGAGAGATCGTCAATGCCACGTTGTCAGTGTTTCTCAGTTGGGCCGTTGAGTATGGGAGCTGGCCCACTTCAGTCTTGCTTTTCCGACTTAAAAGCTCCTGATGTCACTCTCACCCGAAAG CTAGTTGCGGAATTTGTGGGGACATTCATCCTGATCTTCGCTGCAACAGCGGGTCCTATAGTGAACCAGAAGTATAACGGAGCAGAATCATTGATCGGAAATGCTGCCTGTGCTGGACTAGCTGTGATGATCATAATCCTGTCCACAGGACACATATCTGGCGCCCACTTGAACCCGTCTCTGACTATCGCCTTTGCAGCTCTCCGCCACTTCCCGTGGGTCCAAGTCCCCGCTTATATTGCAGCGCAGATTGCAGCTTCTATCCTGGCTTCTCTGACTCTAAAGGGTGTCTTCCACCCTTTCATGTCTGGTGGGGTCACTGTCCCTTCTGTAAGTACTGGACAAGCATTCGCCCTGGAGTTCCTCATCACTTTCAACCTTATGTTCGTTGTCACTGCCGTTGCCACTGATACCCGAGCT GTCGGAGAATTAGCAGGTATTGCAGTAGGAGCCACAGTTATGCTGAACATCCTTGTTGCAGG ACCATCAAGTGGCGGATCAATGAACCCAGTGAGGACACTAGGGCCAGCAGTTGCAGCAGGAAACTACAAGGCGATGTGGATATACCTGGTTGCACCCACCCTTGGGGCTCTGGGAGGAGCAGCCATTTACAAGTTGGTTCAGCTGCAGGAGCATGAGGTCGAGGCGCCTCGC